The Streptomyces sp. A2-16 sequence AGTAGGCGTACGCCGTGCCCGCGACGGTGCCGGTGGCGGGGCAGGAGTTCTTGAGGACCTTGTAGTCCTCGATGCCCGCCTCGTAGGTGCCGGGTGCCGCGCCGGTCGCCGAGCCGCCGGGGGCGGCCTGGGTGACGCCGGTCCAGCCGCGCCCGTAGAAGCCGATGCCGAGCAGCAGCTTGTTCGAGGCCACGCCCTTCGACTTCAGCTTGGCGATCGCGTCGGCGGAGTTGAAGCCCGCCTGCGGGATGCCGGCGTACGAGGTCAGCGGCGAGTGCGGGGCGGTCGGGCCCTGTGCGTTGAAGGCGCCGAAGTAGTCGTACGTCATCACGTTGTACCAGTTGATGTACTGGGAGGCGCCGCCGTAGTCCGCCGCGTCGATCTTGCCGCCGGAGGAGCCGTCGGCGGTGATGGCCGCGGTGACCAGGTAGTTCGAGCCGAACTCGGTGCGCAGCGCGGACATCAGGTTCTTGAAGGCGGCCGCGCCGGAGGTGTCACAGGTCAGACCGCAGGCGTTCGGGTACTCCCAGTCGATGTCGATGCCGTCGAAGACATCGGCCCAGCGGGGGTCCTCCACGACCGCCTTGCAGGACTTGGCGAAGGCGGCCGGGTTCTGCGCGGCCTGGCCGAAGCCGCCGGAGTAGGTCCAGCCGCCGAAGGAGTAGAGCACCTTGATGTTCGGGTACTTGGCCTTCAGCTGGCGCAGCTGGTTGAAGTTGCCGCGCAGCGGCTGGTCCCAGGTGTCGGCGGTGCCGCTGACGGACTGGTCGGCGGCGTAGGCCTTGTCGTAGGCGGCGTAGGTGTCGTCGACGGTGCACTGACCGTTCTTGACGTTGCCGAACGCGTAGTTGATGTGGGTGATCTTCGAGGCGGAGCCCGAGGTCACCAGGTTCTTGACGTGGTAGTTGCGGCCGTAGACGCCCCACTCGGTGAAGTAGCCGAGCTTGACCTTGGAGCCGGTGGGCGGCGGGTCGGTGGTGCCGCCGGTGGTGCGCACGGCGACCGCGCCGCTGGCCGGACCGGTCTGGTCGGCGGTGTCACGGGCCTGCACGGTGTACGAGTAGTCGGTGCCGGCGGTCAGACCGGTGTCCGTGTACGACGTCGTCGTCACGGTCGCCACCTTGGCACCGTCGCGCAGCACGTCGTAGTTCTTGACGCCCTTGTCGTCGGTGGCGGCGCTCCAGGCCAGCTTCACCGAGGTGTTGGTGACGTCGGAGGCGGTGGGGGTGCCGGGGGCGGACGGGGCCGCGTCACCCGGGGTGGAGCCGCCGTCGCAACTGCCGCCGTTGAGCTTGCAGTTGGCCGGAGCTCCGGCACCGGCGCCGTTGAAGCCGAAGGAGACGGAGGCGCCGGGGGCGAGGGTGCCGTTCCAGGACTTGTTCTT is a genomic window containing:
- a CDS encoding glycoside hydrolase family 18 chitinase yields the protein MRFRHRAAAGFATLLLPFAGLVGLASPAQAATSATATYAKTQDWGTGFEGKWTVKNTGTTSLSSWTVEWDFPSGTSVTSAWDADVTSSGTHWTAKNKSWNGTLAPGASVSFGFNGAGAGAPANCKLNGGSCDGGSTPGDAAPSAPGTPTASDVTNTSVKLAWSAATDDKGVKNYDVLRDGAKVATVTTTSYTDTGLTAGTDYSYTVQARDTADQTGPASGAVAVRTTGGTTDPPPTGSKVKLGYFTEWGVYGRNYHVKNLVTSGSASKITHINYAFGNVKNGQCTVDDTYAAYDKAYAADQSVSGTADTWDQPLRGNFNQLRQLKAKYPNIKVLYSFGGWTYSGGFGQAAQNPAAFAKSCKAVVEDPRWADVFDGIDIDWEYPNACGLTCDTSGAAAFKNLMSALRTEFGSNYLVTAAITADGSSGGKIDAADYGGASQYINWYNVMTYDYFGAFNAQGPTAPHSPLTSYAGIPQAGFNSADAIAKLKSKGVASNKLLLGIGFYGRGWTGVTQAAPGGSATGAAPGTYEAGIEDYKVLKNSCPATGTVAGTAYAYCGNNWWSYDTPATIAGKMTWAKNQGLGGAFFWEFSGDTSNGELVSAINSGLS